Proteins from one Nicotiana tabacum cultivar K326 chromosome 23, ASM71507v2, whole genome shotgun sequence genomic window:
- the LOC107789444 gene encoding homeobox protein BEL1 homolog: MAGQESEEIKPRSMVTSTGYWYSDHTSTPSNIPNLVNHQLQSFETNPEIYNLTSGMEMIGFPTNNPQVMWKGNFFNKTGGNSTGPSSSKSTNEQFYQHGNFTTSENMLLVSPTEDQAWHENNRLLVEDPSLRCVFPCEGNERPSQGLSLSLCSSNPSSIGLQSFELRHQQQIIQDGFLGKAAANIQQQNQGYYHQIKDSRYLGPAQELLVEFCSLGTKQNDHSSAKVLKQQKSNQWEDENASTSKKQTLQSLDLLELQKRKTKLLQMLEEVDRRYKHYCDQMKAVVSTFEAVAGNGAARVYSTLASKAMSRHFRCLRDGIVGQIKATKKAMGEKDTVVVPGTTRGETPRLRLLDQTLRQQKAFQQMNMMETHPWRPQRGLPERSVSVLRAWLFEHFLHPYPSDVDKHILARQTGLSRSQVSNWFINARVRLWKPMVEEMYLEETKDQQENLESPDGSKGLDHDMNGISVGRQINQNPQLHIEDQKPNLVRIDSECISSIINHPEKNDTTNNNNKNCLQNHHQVHNLHSFGRGGDHSFGAIELDFSSYNHNSTGAIAYGNESVQHNIGRGVSLTLGLNQNGGSGMGLSTFSQASQSSLFYPRDDHIDQDCQQVQYSLLDSENQNLPYRNLMGAQLLHDLAG; the protein is encoded by the exons ATGGCTGGTCAAGAAAGTGAAGAGATTAAACCAAGGTCAATGGTTACAAGTACTGGTTATTGGTATTCAGATCATACTTCAACACCAAGTAATATTCCAAATCTAGTGAATCATCAGTTGCAAAGCTTTGAAACTAATCCAGAGATTTACAACTTGACTTCTGGCATGGAAATGATAGGGTTTCCAACAAACAATCCTCAAGTTATGTGGAAaggtaatttctttaacaaaactGGTGGTAACAGCACTGGTCCTTCCTCTTCCAAATCAACAAATGAACAGTTTTACCAACATGGTAATTTTACTACAAGTGAAAATATGTTACTAGTTTCACCAACAGAAGATCAAGCTTGGCATGAGAATAACAGATTACTCGTTGAAGATCCATCTTTAAGATGTGTATTCCCTTGTGAGGGAAATGAAAGGCCAAGTCAAGGACTTTCACTTTCTctttgttcatcaaatccatctAGTATTGGTTTGCAATCTTTTGAACTGAGACATCAGCAACAAATAATTCAAGATGGTTTTTTGGGAAAAGCAGCTGCAaatattcaacaacaaaatcaaGGGTATTATCATCAGATTAAGGACTCAAGATATTTAGGTCCTGCTCAGGAGCTCCTGGTTGAATTCTGTAGTCTTGGAACAAAGCAAAATGATCATTCTTCAGCAAAAGTATTAAAGCAACAAAAGTCCAACCAATGGGAAGATGAGAATGCTAGTACTTCAAAAAAGCAAACTTTACAGTCCCTTGACCTTTTAGaacttcagaaaagaaaaacaaagctgCTTCAAATGCTTGAAGAG GTGGATAGAAGATACAAGCACTATTGTGATCAAATGAAAGCAGTTGTATCAACATTTGAAGCAGTGGCTGGAAATGGAGCAGCAAGAGTTTACTCAACCTTAGCTTCAAAGGCAATGTCAAGGCATTTTAGATGTTTAAGAGATGGAATTGTAGGACAAATTAAGGCCACAAAAAAAGCAATGGGAGAAAAAGACACAGTTGTTGTTCCTGGTACAACAAGAGGAGAAACACCAAGACTTAGACTTCTTGATCAAACACTAAGGCAACAAAAGGCTTTTCAACAAATGAATATGATGGAAACTCATCCTTGGCGACCTCAacgtggtttgcctgaaagatcAGTTTCTGTTCTACGTGCTTGGCTTTTTGAACACTTTCTTCACCC GTACCCAAGTGATGTTGATAAACACATTTTAGCCCGCCAAACTGGTCTTTCAAGAAGCCAG GTGTCTAATTGGTTCATTAATGCAAGGGTAAGGCTATGGAAGCCAATGGTAGAAGAAATGTACTTAGAAGAAACCAAAGATCAACAAGAGAATCTTGAATCTCCAGATGGATCTAAAGGGCTTGATCATGACATGAATGGTATAAGTGTAGGCAGGCAGATTAATCAAAATCCTCAGTTACACATTGAAGATCAAAAGCCAAATCTTGTAAGAATAGACTCTGAATGCATTTCTTCTATCATAAATCACCCTGAGAAAAATGacaccaccaacaacaacaacaagaattgtcttcaaaatcatcatcaaGTTCATAACTTGCATAGTTTTGGAAGAGGTGGGGATCATTCTTTCGGCGCGATAGAGCTGGATTTTTCATCATACAATCATAACTCAACTGGAGCTATTGCATATGGAAATGAAAGTGTGCAACATAATATTGGACGGGGTGTGTCTTTGACATTGGGTTTAAACCAAAATGGTGGAAGTGGAATGGGGTTAAGTACATTTTCACAGGCATCTCAAAGTTCACTGTTTTATCCTAGAGATGATCATATTGATCAAGATTGTCAACAAGTTCAATATTCACTTTTGGACAGTGAAAATCAGAATTTGCCTTATAGAAATTTGATGGGTGCACAGCTGCTTCATGATTTGGCTGgttga